One Methylobacterium sp. NMS14P DNA window includes the following coding sequences:
- a CDS encoding ABC transporter substrate-binding protein — protein sequence MRRRAILIGPATALIGGVMPRAVRARAPTLPVIGYLGSETPERVASRLEAFRGGLADAGFVEGRDVAIAYRWADGRYERLPALAKELAGSGITVLVAPGGAPVVLAARAATETIPIVFEMGGDPVVLGVVDDLARPRGNLTGVSSLSVEVSNKRLEFMRELFPTTAALAVAVNPTSPTASSQVAGLQASAGSLGLQLHVLEASREDEFETLSTTPRRLGVPGLVFTSDPFFAYRSAHLATLANRHRLPAITQSRDFPNAGGLLSYGGDFTQTHRQAGIYAGRLLRGEKPRDLPVQLVTKVELFANVGAATRLGVTLPPSILSSADAVIE from the coding sequence ATGAGGCGACGCGCCATTCTCATCGGGCCGGCCACCGCCCTGATCGGCGGCGTCATGCCCCGTGCGGTGCGGGCGCGAGCGCCGACGCTTCCGGTGATCGGGTATCTCGGCTCCGAGACGCCCGAGCGCGTTGCCAGCCGGCTTGAGGCCTTTCGCGGAGGGCTCGCCGATGCTGGGTTCGTCGAGGGGCGCGACGTCGCGATCGCCTATCGCTGGGCAGACGGGCGCTACGAGCGGCTGCCCGCGCTGGCGAAGGAGCTGGCCGGTAGCGGGATCACGGTCTTGGTTGCCCCCGGCGGGGCGCCCGTGGTGCTTGCCGCGCGGGCGGCGACCGAGACCATTCCGATCGTCTTCGAGATGGGCGGCGATCCCGTCGTCCTCGGCGTGGTGGACGATCTCGCTCGGCCGCGCGGCAATCTCACGGGTGTGTCGAGCCTGAGCGTCGAGGTCTCGAACAAGCGGCTCGAGTTCATGCGGGAGCTGTTTCCGACGACCGCCGCCCTCGCCGTCGCGGTCAATCCGACCAGTCCGACGGCCAGCTCGCAGGTGGCCGGACTCCAGGCGTCGGCGGGCAGCCTTGGCCTCCAGCTCCATGTGCTCGAGGCCAGCCGCGAGGATGAGTTCGAGACGCTCTCCACGACGCCGCGCCGGCTCGGGGTGCCCGGCCTCGTCTTCACCTCCGACCCCTTCTTCGCCTATCGCAGCGCGCATCTTGCGACCCTCGCAAACCGCCATCGCCTTCCGGCGATCACCCAATCCCGCGACTTTCCCAATGCCGGCGGGCTGCTGAGCTACGGAGGCGACTTCACGCAGACGCATCGCCAGGCTGGCATCTATGCCGGCCGTCTGCTCCGGGGCGAGAAGCCCCGCGACCTGCCGGTGCAGCTCGTCACGAAGGTTGAACTGTTCGCCAACGTCGGGGCGGCCACACGCCTCGGCGTGACTTTGCCGCCCTCGATCTTGAGCAGCGCGGACGCGGTGATCGAGTAG
- a CDS encoding adenylate/guanylate cyclase domain-containing protein: protein MARVLIPPRGSLFRQYFFALFAAVVVPLLAAGGSQAWFGYKDQRAHLNDLLGAEARTAAARIAIFIEGIGNQLAWMVHLPWTDGADERRRIDALRLLRHAPAVTTLRLIDGASKERLSVSRIGLNRVESGDDASADPAVLGARTGQAWFGPVTYHRNSEPYMTVAVAGNRAAAGIAIAEINLKLILDVIVGIRIGETGQAFVLDRPGRLIAHPDISLVLRGAADRTAENLQALRAAILAQNGRAVAGSDSAGRAVVAASAPVQGPDWSVIVYQPAAEAFGPIRAAFWRLLGLLLAGAGFAAALAYWLAGRMTGPIRLLEDGAARIGAGQFDHRIDIARVDELGRLATRFNQMAREVAISRERSERIDRLKRFLAPQVAELVDRAGDDSVLDGQRVEVVVVFGDLRGFTPFSARSQPTVIMDVLGEYHAAVGATVNRHGATLVSLAGDGVMILVNAPVACPEPALRAARMVVEMQTTVQALATTWRARGHALGFGVGLAMGPATVGRIGSDSRMDYTAIGTVTNLASRLCASAQDGQILVDRTAAEAIGGGIPLVSLGTRRLKGFDEPVAVFAVAAGQGTAARPTPGAAA from the coding sequence ATGGCTCGCGTCCTGATTCCACCGCGGGGCTCGTTGTTCCGGCAATACTTCTTTGCCTTGTTCGCGGCCGTGGTCGTTCCGTTGCTGGCCGCCGGCGGCAGTCAGGCATGGTTCGGGTATAAGGACCAGCGGGCACACCTGAACGACCTGCTCGGTGCCGAGGCCCGGACTGCGGCGGCGCGTATCGCAATATTCATTGAAGGCATCGGAAACCAGCTCGCCTGGATGGTCCACTTGCCCTGGACGGACGGAGCCGACGAGCGGCGGCGCATCGATGCCCTGCGCCTCCTGCGCCACGCCCCCGCCGTAACCACCCTCAGGCTGATCGACGGCGCCTCGAAGGAGCGGCTCTCTGTGTCGCGCATCGGCCTCAACCGCGTCGAGAGCGGAGACGACGCATCGGCGGATCCGGCGGTCTTGGGAGCTCGGACCGGGCAAGCTTGGTTCGGCCCCGTCACCTACCACCGCAACTCCGAACCGTACATGACCGTGGCCGTGGCAGGGAACCGAGCCGCGGCGGGCATCGCGATCGCCGAGATCAATCTCAAGCTGATCCTAGACGTCATCGTGGGGATCCGGATCGGCGAGACCGGACAGGCCTTCGTGCTCGACCGGCCGGGTCGCCTCATCGCGCATCCCGACATCAGCCTCGTCCTACGCGGTGCCGCGGACCGGACGGCCGAGAACCTCCAAGCTCTGCGGGCTGCAATCCTCGCGCAAAATGGGCGCGCGGTCGCCGGCTCGGACTCGGCGGGGCGCGCGGTGGTCGCCGCCTCGGCGCCCGTCCAGGGTCCGGACTGGAGCGTGATCGTTTACCAGCCGGCCGCCGAGGCGTTCGGGCCGATCCGCGCCGCCTTCTGGCGCCTGCTCGGCCTGCTGCTCGCCGGCGCAGGCTTCGCCGCCGCGCTGGCCTACTGGCTCGCCGGCCGAATGACCGGGCCGATCCGCTTGCTCGAGGACGGCGCGGCCCGTATCGGCGCCGGCCAGTTCGATCACCGCATCGACATCGCGCGGGTCGACGAGCTCGGGCGACTTGCGACCCGCTTCAATCAGATGGCGCGCGAGGTCGCGATCTCGCGGGAGCGCTCGGAGCGCATCGACCGGCTCAAACGCTTCCTCGCGCCGCAGGTCGCCGAGCTCGTGGACCGGGCCGGCGATGACAGCGTCCTCGATGGACAGCGCGTCGAGGTCGTCGTCGTCTTCGGCGACCTGCGCGGCTTCACCCCGTTCTCCGCCCGATCTCAGCCGACCGTGATCATGGACGTGCTGGGCGAATACCATGCGGCGGTCGGTGCGACCGTGAACCGGCACGGGGCGACGCTCGTGAGCCTCGCCGGCGACGGCGTCATGATCCTGGTGAACGCGCCCGTGGCCTGCCCCGAGCCGGCGTTGCGGGCCGCCCGCATGGTCGTCGAGATGCAGACGACGGTGCAGGCTCTGGCCACGACTTGGCGGGCGCGCGGCCATGCGCTCGGCTTCGGGGTCGGCCTGGCGATGGGACCCGCCACGGTCGGGCGCATCGGCTCCGACAGCCGGATGGACTACACGGCCATCGGCACGGTGACGAACCTCGCATCGCGCCTGTGCGCCTCGGCTCAGGACGGCCAGATCCTCGTCGACCGCACGGCGGCCGAGGCGATCGGGGGCGGTATCCCCCTCGTGTCGCTCGGGACGCGGCGCCTGAAGGGCTTCGACGAACCGGTTGCCGTCTTCGCCGTGGCCGCTGGTCAGGGAACCGCCGCTCGGCCAACGCCGGGCGCGGCGGCGTGA
- a CDS encoding LLM class flavin-dependent oxidoreductase — translation MEIGIDSFAVTLPDLKTGRAVTATERMERLLDEVEVADRAGLDVFGIGEHHRAEFLDSAPAIILAAAAARTSRIRLTSAVTVLSAADPVRVFQEFATLDLIAKGRAEIVVGRGSFGEAYPLFGFAAEDYDALFVEKFDLLLALRDRTHVTWRGRFRPPLTGQGVYPRPHQDRLPIWVGVGGTPASFARAGTLGLPLMVAIIGGSFQRFRPLVDLYREAGRQAGHDPETLTVGLHAVGFVADTDRDAQEAFYPGWAQMFGKIGAERGWPSTGLHEQFEAMCGPYGAYLIGSPESVAAKALAASEALGGISRLTFQMSSAMQEPDAMRRSITLLGTEVIPRVRAQLARTA, via the coding sequence ATGGAAATCGGCATCGACAGCTTCGCCGTCACGCTGCCCGACCTGAAGACGGGTCGCGCCGTCACGGCGACGGAACGGATGGAGCGGCTGCTGGACGAGGTCGAGGTCGCCGACCGCGCCGGGCTCGACGTCTTCGGCATCGGCGAGCACCATAGGGCGGAATTCCTCGACTCCGCGCCCGCCATCATCCTCGCGGCCGCGGCGGCGCGCACCAGCCGCATCCGCCTGACGAGCGCCGTCACGGTGCTCAGCGCCGCCGACCCGGTCCGCGTCTTCCAGGAGTTCGCCACCCTCGACCTGATCGCCAAGGGGCGGGCCGAGATCGTGGTCGGACGCGGCTCCTTCGGCGAGGCCTACCCGCTCTTCGGTTTCGCCGCCGAGGATTACGACGCGCTCTTCGTCGAGAAGTTCGACCTGCTCCTGGCTCTGCGCGACCGGACCCACGTCACCTGGCGCGGCCGTTTCCGTCCGCCGCTGACCGGCCAGGGGGTCTACCCGCGCCCGCACCAGGACCGTCTCCCGATCTGGGTCGGCGTCGGCGGGACCCCGGCCTCCTTCGCCCGCGCGGGCACCCTCGGCTTGCCCCTCATGGTCGCCATCATCGGCGGCAGCTTCCAGCGCTTCCGGCCCCTGGTCGATCTCTACCGCGAGGCCGGACGTCAGGCCGGGCATGACCCGGAGACCTTGACGGTGGGGCTGCACGCCGTCGGTTTCGTCGCCGATACGGACCGGGATGCACAGGAGGCGTTCTATCCGGGGTGGGCGCAGATGTTCGGGAAGATCGGGGCGGAACGGGGCTGGCCGAGCACGGGCCTCCACGAGCAGTTCGAGGCGATGTGCGGGCCCTACGGCGCCTACCTCATCGGTTCGCCGGAATCGGTCGCGGCGAAGGCGCTCGCGGCCAGCGAAGCGTTGGGCGGCATCTCCCGCCTGACCTTCCAGATGAGTTCGGCGATGCAGGAGCCCGACGCCATGCGGCGGTCGATCACGCTGCTGGGTACCGAGGTGATCCCGCGGGTCAGGGCGCAACTCGCGCGGACGGCGTGA
- a CDS encoding DoxX family protein: MSQTLTASPAPSRKLNIVAWTLQVLLALVFLAAGGAKLAGVPMMVQVYDLIGVGQWFRVVTGLVEVAGAVALLIPGYAAFAALWLACTMAGAILAHLTVLPTPAAPAAVLLALTATLAWLRRDQISAVLGRR; encoded by the coding sequence ATGTCCCAGACCCTCACAGCCTCACCCGCCCCGTCGCGCAAGCTCAACATCGTCGCCTGGACGCTCCAAGTGCTGCTGGCCCTGGTGTTCCTCGCCGCCGGTGGCGCCAAGCTCGCCGGGGTGCCCATGATGGTGCAGGTCTACGACCTCATCGGTGTCGGCCAGTGGTTCCGCGTCGTCACGGGCCTCGTGGAAGTCGCCGGGGCCGTCGCCCTGCTGATCCCCGGATACGCCGCCTTCGCCGCCCTCTGGCTTGCCTGCACCATGGCAGGCGCCATCCTGGCCCATCTCACCGTCCTGCCCACGCCCGCCGCCCCGGCCGCCGTGCTGCTCGCCCTGACGGCGACCTTGGCCTGGCTGCGCCGGGATCAGATCTCCGCGGTCCTCGGTCGCCGCTGA
- a CDS encoding LysR family transcriptional regulator, protein MLDQLTLDQLRTFVAAVDTGSFSAAGRKLGRAQSLVSQSMANLEAQSGIKLFDRSSRYPVLTEAGNVLLAHARATVAAAETFKSHARDLAGGLEPEVSVVLDVLFPIQVLTAAVVAFQPAFPTTPLRIQVETLGAVIAPVLDGRCAFAVAGATPLLPPELAREALCQIELVMVASPTHPLARRTGTILTPDLAEHVQLVLTDRSELTKGREFGVFSPRTWRLADLGAKHAFLRSGLGWGGMPLDVVKDDLTSGQLVRLDIAALPKDGLFLPMWAVYPIERPPGPAGRWLISKLASP, encoded by the coding sequence ATGCTCGATCAGCTCACCCTCGACCAGTTGCGGACTTTCGTCGCCGCCGTCGACACCGGCAGCTTCTCCGCGGCCGGCCGCAAGCTCGGGCGCGCGCAATCCCTCGTCAGCCAATCGATGGCCAACCTGGAGGCTCAGTCCGGCATCAAGCTGTTCGACCGGTCCAGCCGCTATCCGGTCCTGACCGAGGCCGGAAACGTGTTGCTGGCCCATGCCCGTGCGACCGTGGCGGCCGCCGAGACCTTCAAGTCGCACGCCAGGGACCTCGCCGGCGGCCTGGAGCCGGAGGTCAGCGTCGTGCTCGACGTCCTGTTCCCGATCCAGGTGCTGACGGCCGCCGTGGTCGCGTTCCAGCCGGCATTCCCCACGACCCCGTTGCGCATCCAGGTCGAGACCCTCGGCGCTGTGATCGCGCCGGTTCTCGACGGGCGCTGCGCCTTCGCGGTCGCCGGCGCCACGCCCCTGCTGCCCCCCGAACTCGCGCGCGAGGCGTTGTGCCAGATCGAGTTGGTGATGGTCGCCTCGCCCACGCATCCGCTCGCCCGCCGGACCGGGACGATCCTGACGCCCGACCTGGCCGAGCATGTCCAGCTGGTCCTGACCGACCGGAGCGAGCTGACCAAGGGGCGCGAGTTCGGCGTGTTCTCGCCGAGGACCTGGCGGTTGGCGGATCTCGGGGCCAAGCACGCCTTCCTGCGCTCGGGGCTTGGCTGGGGTGGGATGCCCCTCGACGTCGTCAAGGATGACCTGACCAGCGGCCAACTCGTTCGGCTGGACATCGCCGCCCTGCCCAAGGACGGCCTGTTCCTGCCGATGTGGGCCGTCTACCCCATCGAGCGCCCACCGGGCCCGGCGGGGCGATGGCTGATCTCAAAGCTGGCCTCCCCGTGA
- a CDS encoding TetR/AcrR family transcriptional regulator gives MAHVNGNIDVRQGILDTAHRIVGAKGFSGVGLNEILAAAGVPKGSFYHYFGSKEAFGEALLEDYFEDYLADIDATLAEPGLNHAERLMNYWRKWQATQGSIDYQRKCLAVKLAAEVSDLSEPMRLALKSGTAGIIDRVTGAIEGGLAEGSLQVNGEPRATAETLYHLWLGASLMAKIERTEAPFEAAMATTRRILDPQQT, from the coding sequence ATGGCACACGTGAACGGGAACATCGATGTCCGGCAAGGCATCCTCGACACCGCCCATCGCATCGTAGGCGCGAAGGGGTTCTCGGGTGTCGGTCTCAACGAGATCCTGGCCGCGGCTGGGGTCCCAAAGGGCTCGTTCTACCACTATTTTGGCTCGAAAGAGGCGTTCGGCGAGGCGTTGCTGGAGGACTACTTCGAGGATTACCTCGCGGACATCGACGCCACGCTCGCGGAGCCTGGTCTCAACCATGCCGAGCGCCTGATGAACTACTGGCGTAAGTGGCAGGCGACGCAGGGCAGCATTGACTACCAGCGCAAGTGCCTCGCCGTGAAGCTCGCGGCGGAGGTCTCGGACTTGTCCGAGCCCATGCGGCTCGCGCTCAAGAGTGGCACGGCCGGGATCATCGATCGTGTGACCGGCGCTATCGAGGGGGGCTTGGCCGAGGGGTCGCTGCAGGTCAATGGCGAGCCGCGTGCGACGGCCGAGACGCTCTACCACCTGTGGCTCGGTGCGAGCCTCATGGCGAAGATCGAGCGCACCGAGGCGCCGTTCGAGGCCGCGATGGCAACGACGCGTCGCATCCTCGACCCACAACAAACCTGA
- a CDS encoding type 1 glutamine amidotransferase domain-containing protein → MKILMVLTSHDRLGDTGRKTGFWLEELAAPYYVFKDAGAEVVLASPKGGRPPLDPKSNEPGFQTDQTRRFEADAEANAALSATVRLDAVGHDGFDAVFYPGGHGPLWDLAEDPASVRLIETTLEAGKPVTLVCHAPGVLRHAKAPDGRSLVEGKDVTGFTNTEEEAVGLSQVVPFLVEDELKRNGGRFSKLGDWQAYVVADGLLITGQNPASSGPAAQRLLDQLANG, encoded by the coding sequence ATGAAGATCCTGATGGTGCTGACCTCGCACGACCGACTCGGCGACACCGGCCGGAAGACCGGCTTCTGGTTGGAGGAGCTCGCCGCGCCCTACTACGTGTTCAAGGACGCGGGCGCCGAGGTGGTCCTCGCCTCACCCAAGGGCGGCCGTCCACCGCTCGACCCGAAGAGCAACGAGCCGGGCTTCCAGACCGACCAGACCCGCCGCTTCGAGGCTGATGCCGAAGCCAACGCGGCCTTGTCGGCCACGGTCAGACTCGACGCCGTCGGCCACGACGGCTTCGACGCCGTGTTCTACCCCGGCGGGCACGGGCCTCTCTGGGACTTGGCGGAAGACCCCGCCTCCGTCCGGCTGATCGAGACGACGCTCGAGGCTGGCAAGCCCGTCACCCTCGTCTGCCATGCTCCGGGCGTGCTGCGCCACGCGAAGGCGCCCGACGGTCGATCGCTGGTCGAGGGCAAGGACGTCACCGGCTTCACCAACACCGAGGAGGAGGCGGTCGGCCTCAGCCAGGTGGTGCCCTTCCTAGTCGAGGATGAGCTCAAGCGGAACGGCGGTCGGTTCTCCAAGCTCGGCGACTGGCAGGCCTACGTGGTCGCCGACGGCCTGCTGATCACTGGTCAGAACCCGGCCTCGTCCGGGCCCGCAGCCCAGCGGCTCCTCGATCAGCTGGCAAACGGGTGA
- a CDS encoding AraC family transcriptional regulator → METFRQLRDTYKFPSPSGFVDTATPRIKLFWSTEKIDRTPLLPDLGIVIMLSGRKTAYLDDRQVDYDEDNYLVVSAPVPFECASNATEREPLLGISVDIDLPTLNRFASISGAVPLDAADAAEEPTILPLGLRPTPVDAGLSDVSRRLVQTLFSPSDTQALGTSLADEVVYRALKGRQGPTLLALTNQSSQHARIARAISRIRRNVAAPHTVDDLALEAGMSVRSFHRAFVAVTALPPLQYVKVVRLNLAMNLLRGGTRDVGKVARVVGYESSSQFSREFKRHFSMLPGDVREGRGS, encoded by the coding sequence TTGGAGACGTTCCGCCAGCTGCGGGACACCTACAAGTTCCCGTCGCCGTCCGGCTTCGTCGACACGGCCACGCCTCGCATCAAGCTCTTCTGGTCCACCGAGAAGATCGACAGGACGCCGCTGCTGCCCGATCTGGGCATCGTCATCATGCTCAGCGGGCGGAAGACCGCGTACCTGGACGACAGGCAGGTCGACTACGACGAGGACAACTACCTCGTCGTCAGCGCTCCCGTCCCGTTCGAGTGCGCGAGCAACGCGACCGAGCGCGAACCCCTGCTGGGGATATCCGTCGACATCGATCTTCCGACCCTCAACCGCTTCGCAAGCATATCCGGCGCAGTCCCGCTCGATGCCGCGGATGCTGCGGAGGAGCCGACGATCCTGCCCCTGGGTCTCCGGCCGACCCCCGTCGATGCCGGGCTGTCGGACGTCAGTCGGCGCCTTGTTCAAACGCTGTTCTCGCCGAGCGACACGCAGGCGCTCGGCACCTCCCTCGCCGACGAGGTCGTGTACCGGGCGCTGAAGGGCAGACAGGGCCCCACGCTGCTGGCCCTGACCAACCAGTCGAGCCAGCACGCACGCATCGCACGCGCGATCTCGCGGATACGCCGGAACGTCGCGGCGCCGCACACCGTGGACGACCTCGCGCTCGAGGCCGGCATGAGCGTCAGGAGCTTCCATCGCGCCTTCGTGGCGGTCACGGCTCTGCCGCCGCTGCAATACGTCAAGGTCGTCCGCCTGAACCTGGCGATGAACCTCCTCCGAGGCGGCACCCGCGACGTGGGCAAGGTGGCGCGAGTGGTCGGCTACGAGAGCAGCTCGCAGTTCAGCCGGGAGTTCAAGCGGCACTTCTCGATGTTGCCGGGCGATGTCCGCGAGGGACGGGGTTCCTGA
- a CDS encoding (2Fe-2S)-binding protein — protein MISFSVNKVDVHVDAPGDTPLLWILRGRLGLTGTKFGCGIAQCGACTVHVDGQARRSCVTPVASVGGSAVTTIEGLAATAGAGGELHPLQKAWIAAQAPQCGYCQSGQIMQAAALLSENPDPSDDDISQGMAANLCRCMAYLRIRRAIKLAARAQNGGRG, from the coding sequence TTGATCTCGTTCTCGGTCAACAAAGTCGATGTCCATGTCGACGCGCCCGGCGACACGCCGCTACTCTGGATTCTGCGGGGTCGGCTGGGGCTGACAGGCACCAAGTTCGGGTGCGGGATCGCGCAGTGCGGGGCCTGCACCGTCCACGTCGATGGTCAGGCCCGGCGATCCTGCGTCACCCCGGTGGCGAGCGTCGGCGGCAGCGCCGTCACGACGATCGAGGGGCTGGCCGCGACAGCGGGTGCCGGCGGAGAGCTCCACCCGCTCCAAAAGGCCTGGATCGCGGCCCAGGCTCCGCAATGCGGCTACTGCCAGTCCGGGCAGATCATGCAGGCCGCGGCCCTCCTGAGCGAGAACCCCGACCCCTCCGACGACGACATCAGCCAGGGCATGGCCGCGAACCTCTGCCGTTGCATGGCCTACCTCCGCATCCGCAGGGCGATCAAGCTCGCGGCCAGGGCGCAGAACGGAGGCCGCGGATGA
- a CDS encoding xanthine dehydrogenase family protein molybdopterin-binding subunit: MSGRDITRRWFVASIGSAAVATGFLPAAAKADPLFGGASSGGYNPTLWYEVRGDGRILIHVTRAEMGQHIGTALARVVAEELEARWDHVEIVHVDTDPRWGVMITGGSWSVHKSFDQLSRAGAAGRIALLEAGARMLGVPAKECDARDSEIRHISRSIGYADIVASGEVTRQFTEADLALITLKPASERRLLNHDTAARDVPSKVNGTAVYGIDRKVDGMVLARPVLPPTRYGNSILSWDDTAARKLPGYLRTVVIDDPTRTCQGWLVAVAESWPIAAQAADLVEVRYKSQGGAASDEQMLAEGARLIENPNTGGVFHQDGDPLTRIAEAREVHEGLYRTHTALHMHLEPLNALAWQDGKTWRVHAGNQWQSITLPLVAKALGISQADLVFETSYLGGGFGRRLYCEFIVPAALAAKAMGRPVKLIFARSDDTKFDQPRSPTVQRIRSVTDGKGALLAYDHRCAAGWPTDSISPAALEPSKDGNGTVDPFAISGADHWYDSESQRICAIRNDLVHTTLLPGYLRSVAPGYTTWAVETHIDELAHALGRDPAEYRLALLSAKGRNGGAAPHAVGGANRLRAVLEWVLERSGWSNRHALPSGKGMGLALGTGQEREMPTWIATVAQVAVDGASGTVKVEKLTSVFDAGTLAHPDGAMAQAEGSVLWGLSLAMFEGTEYQKGLPRDLNLDSYTPVRMTDVPELDIEFLRNDHMPVGLGEPGVISVAPAIGNAIFAAVGARVRDLPIRPEAVRAAMGA; the protein is encoded by the coding sequence ATGAGCGGGCGCGACATCACGCGGCGCTGGTTCGTCGCCTCCATCGGCAGCGCGGCCGTCGCCACGGGCTTCCTGCCGGCCGCCGCCAAGGCGGACCCGCTGTTCGGCGGCGCCTCGTCCGGCGGCTACAACCCGACGCTCTGGTACGAGGTCCGCGGCGACGGCCGCATCCTCATCCACGTCACCAGAGCGGAGATGGGCCAACACATCGGAACGGCGCTCGCGCGGGTCGTCGCCGAGGAGCTTGAAGCGAGGTGGGACCACGTCGAGATCGTCCACGTCGACACGGACCCGCGCTGGGGCGTGATGATCACGGGCGGCTCCTGGTCCGTGCACAAGAGCTTCGACCAGCTGAGCCGCGCGGGTGCGGCCGGCCGCATCGCGCTGCTGGAGGCCGGTGCGAGGATGCTCGGGGTGCCCGCGAAGGAGTGCGACGCCCGCGACAGCGAGATCCGACACATTTCGCGCTCGATCGGCTACGCGGACATCGTCGCCTCAGGCGAGGTCACGCGCCAGTTCACGGAGGCGGATCTCGCCTTGATCACCCTCAAGCCGGCCTCGGAGCGGCGTCTTCTCAACCACGACACCGCGGCGCGCGACGTGCCGTCGAAGGTCAACGGCACCGCCGTCTACGGCATCGACCGGAAGGTCGACGGCATGGTGTTGGCCAGGCCCGTCCTGCCGCCGACGCGGTATGGCAACAGCATCCTCAGCTGGGACGACACGGCCGCGCGCAAGCTCCCCGGATACCTTCGCACCGTGGTCATCGACGATCCGACGCGGACGTGCCAAGGCTGGCTCGTCGCCGTGGCGGAGAGCTGGCCCATCGCGGCCCAGGCGGCCGATCTCGTCGAGGTCCGGTACAAGTCCCAAGGCGGCGCGGCGAGCGACGAACAGATGCTCGCGGAGGGCGCGCGCCTCATTGAGAATCCGAACACGGGCGGCGTCTTCCATCAGGACGGCGATCCCCTGACCCGGATTGCCGAAGCCCGTGAGGTGCACGAGGGCCTCTATCGCACGCATACCGCCCTGCACATGCACCTCGAACCGCTGAACGCCCTGGCTTGGCAGGACGGGAAGACGTGGCGCGTGCATGCCGGCAATCAGTGGCAGTCGATCACGCTGCCGCTCGTGGCCAAGGCGCTCGGGATCAGCCAGGCCGACCTCGTCTTCGAGACCTCCTATCTCGGCGGCGGCTTCGGCCGGCGGCTGTACTGCGAGTTCATCGTCCCGGCGGCGCTCGCCGCGAAGGCGATGGGTCGGCCGGTCAAGCTGATCTTCGCGCGATCCGACGACACCAAGTTCGATCAGCCGCGATCCCCCACCGTGCAGAGAATCCGCTCGGTGACCGATGGCAAGGGTGCGCTTCTCGCCTACGACCACAGGTGCGCGGCGGGCTGGCCGACCGACTCGATCTCCCCGGCGGCTCTGGAGCCCAGCAAGGACGGCAACGGGACGGTCGATCCATTCGCGATCAGCGGCGCCGACCATTGGTACGACTCGGAAAGCCAGCGGATCTGCGCGATCCGCAACGACCTCGTCCACACGACGCTGCTGCCCGGCTATCTGCGCTCCGTGGCGCCCGGCTACACCACCTGGGCGGTCGAGACGCACATCGACGAGCTCGCGCACGCGCTCGGCCGGGATCCGGCCGAGTACCGCCTCGCGCTCCTCAGCGCCAAGGGCCGCAACGGCGGAGCCGCGCCGCACGCAGTCGGCGGGGCGAACCGGCTGCGTGCCGTCCTGGAGTGGGTGCTGGAGAGGTCCGGCTGGTCCAACCGCCACGCGCTGCCCTCCGGCAAGGGAATGGGCCTCGCTCTCGGCACCGGGCAGGAGCGCGAGATGCCGACCTGGATCGCCACCGTCGCGCAGGTCGCGGTCGACGGTGCCAGCGGAACGGTCAAGGTCGAGAAGCTGACCTCCGTGTTCGATGCCGGCACGCTGGCGCATCCCGACGGCGCGATGGCGCAGGCGGAGGGCAGCGTCCTCTGGGGGCTGTCGCTGGCCATGTTCGAGGGCACGGAATACCAGAAGGGCCTGCCTCGGGATCTCAACCTCGACAGCTACACGCCGGTGCGCATGACCGACGTGCCGGAGCTCGACATCGAGTTCCTGCGCAACGACCACATGCCGGTCGGCCTGGGCGAGCCCGGCGTGATCTCCGTCGCGCCCGCCATCGGGAACGCGATCTTCGCGGCCGTGGGCGCGCGCGTCCGCGATCTTCCAATCCGGCCAGAGGCGGTTCGTGCCGCGATGGGAGCCTGA
- a CDS encoding Isoquinoline 1-oxidoreductase subunit: protein MRVLFVSAAAAITATAALAAGAELRSPEAFETIQDRTERSVALFNEMAKVITHPRCMNCHPADNIPRQGDERRIHRPLIVRGGEASFGPAGLHCNACHGSENVAVPGQGRDIPGHEPWLLAPASMAWIGLSVPEICVQLKDPARNGNRSLADIHEHHATDGLVGWGWHPGKGREPAPGTQAIFGELTQAWIDTGAACPK from the coding sequence ATGCGCGTTCTGTTCGTGTCGGCGGCTGCGGCGATCACCGCGACCGCTGCGCTCGCCGCAGGCGCCGAGTTGCGAAGCCCCGAAGCCTTCGAGACGATCCAGGACAGGACCGAACGGTCCGTCGCTCTGTTCAACGAGATGGCGAAGGTGATCACGCACCCGCGCTGCATGAACTGCCACCCCGCCGACAACATCCCCAGACAGGGCGACGAGAGACGGATCCACCGTCCCCTGATCGTCCGGGGCGGCGAGGCCAGTTTCGGCCCCGCCGGCTTGCACTGCAACGCGTGCCACGGATCCGAGAACGTGGCGGTTCCCGGTCAAGGCAGGGACATACCGGGACACGAACCTTGGCTGCTCGCGCCCGCCAGCATGGCCTGGATCGGTCTGTCGGTCCCCGAGATCTGCGTGCAGCTCAAGGACCCGGCCCGGAACGGCAACCGCTCGCTGGCGGACATTCACGAGCACCACGCGACGGACGGCTTGGTCGGATGGGGCTGGCATCCCGGCAAGGGGCGTGAGCCGGCACCCGGGACGCAGGCGATCTTCGGCGAGCTGACGCAGGCGTGGATCGATACCGGGGCCGCCTGCCCGAAGTAG